One Microbacterium sp. W4I20 DNA window includes the following coding sequences:
- the nusA gene encoding transcription termination factor NusA, with protein sequence MDIELSLLRGIEKEKAIPFEELVSIIEQAILTAYSKHVAGDGAAPEGVRVHLDRKTGHVDVLQVVRDEEGAIIGEEDATPDDFGRIAAFAAKQVISQRLRDIADDVVLGDFKDKEGDIVAGVIQQGPNPRMIHVDLGAVEAILPPEEQVPGEEYTHGARLRVYVTSVAKGLKGPQITVSRTHPGLVRRLFALEVPEIAAGLVEIVSLAREAGHRTKIAVRANDPSINAKGACIGEMGRRVRAVTEELAGEKIDIVDHDPDLATFVAHALSPAKVTSAFVLDAGTKAVRALVPDYQLSLAIGKEGQNARLAAKLTGAKIDIQPDSVLDD encoded by the coding sequence ATGGACATCGAATTGAGTCTGCTGCGAGGGATCGAGAAGGAGAAGGCGATTCCCTTCGAGGAACTCGTCTCGATCATCGAGCAGGCGATCCTGACCGCTTACTCCAAGCACGTCGCCGGTGACGGCGCGGCCCCCGAAGGCGTCCGTGTGCACCTCGATCGCAAGACGGGTCATGTCGACGTGCTCCAGGTCGTCCGGGATGAAGAGGGCGCGATCATCGGCGAGGAGGACGCGACTCCCGACGACTTCGGCCGCATCGCCGCCTTCGCCGCCAAGCAGGTCATCAGCCAGCGTCTGCGCGACATCGCTGATGACGTCGTGCTCGGCGACTTCAAGGACAAAGAGGGCGACATCGTCGCCGGCGTGATCCAGCAGGGGCCGAACCCGCGGATGATCCACGTCGACCTCGGCGCCGTCGAGGCCATCCTCCCGCCTGAGGAGCAGGTGCCTGGCGAGGAGTACACCCACGGCGCCCGGTTGCGCGTGTACGTCACGAGCGTGGCGAAGGGTCTCAAGGGTCCGCAGATCACCGTGTCACGCACCCACCCCGGCCTGGTCCGCAGGCTCTTCGCGCTCGAAGTGCCCGAGATCGCCGCGGGACTGGTCGAGATCGTCTCGCTCGCTCGCGAGGCGGGGCATCGCACCAAGATCGCCGTCAGGGCGAACGACCCGTCCATCAACGCGAAGGGCGCCTGCATCGGCGAGATGGGGCGTCGCGTCCGTGCGGTGACCGAGGAGCTCGCGGGGGAGAAGATCGACATCGTCGACCACGATCCCGATCTCGCGACATTCGTCGCCCACGCCCTGTCGCCCGCCAAGGTGACGAGCGCCTTCGTGCTCGACGCCGGGACCAAGGCCGTCCGTGCTCTGGTGCCCGACTACCAGCTGTCGCTCGCGATCGGCAAGGAGGGTCAGAACGCGCGTCTGGCCGCCAAGCTCACCGGGGCGAAGATCGACATCCAGCCCGACAGCGTCCTCGACGACTGA
- a CDS encoding FAD-dependent oxidoreductase — protein sequence MDRFDTIVVGAGMSGVTAARMLADAGQRVVVLEGRDRVGGRMNTDRQAAFPVDLGASWVHGIDASPLWEFVQALGIPTLEYTVGSFQVGGRPIENFDGDGRAMDAAAIAQWISDVDEADRLLVEEIAASSPGDTYLDVTERALDRSGLSPERIDEIREFFRHRVEEQCGAWIGDLDAHGLDEDAIDGDEVIFPRGYDELPHRIGAGLDIRLDHVVTRVTRSDAGVVVRTDGDEFTADRVVVTVPLGVLQAGSIAFEPPLPESVAGPIGRLGMGVFNKIFIQFPERFWAEGSYVIRALGEAGEHWHSWYDVSAVSGIPTLLTFAAGPFGRRMQELPDDEVVADAVRALRVLYGDAVGEPQAHWVTHWGQDRFSVGSYSHLAVGSSHHDHDELAGPVDGVLHFAGEATWGDEPATVGAAFYSGHRAAERILGHSIDLAEFAARITAREQTETR from the coding sequence GTGGACAGGTTCGACACCATCGTCGTCGGAGCAGGGATGTCGGGGGTCACCGCCGCGCGCATGCTCGCGGATGCCGGTCAGCGGGTCGTCGTGCTGGAAGGGCGCGATCGTGTCGGCGGTCGGATGAACACCGATCGACAGGCAGCCTTCCCCGTCGATCTCGGCGCCTCCTGGGTGCACGGGATCGACGCGTCCCCGCTTTGGGAGTTCGTGCAGGCGCTCGGCATCCCCACGCTCGAGTACACGGTGGGCAGCTTCCAGGTCGGCGGCCGCCCGATCGAGAACTTCGACGGAGACGGCCGGGCGATGGATGCCGCGGCCATCGCGCAGTGGATATCCGATGTCGACGAGGCCGATCGTCTCCTCGTGGAGGAGATCGCGGCCTCCTCCCCCGGCGACACGTATCTTGATGTGACCGAACGCGCGCTCGACCGCTCAGGACTGTCGCCGGAGCGCATCGACGAGATCCGGGAGTTCTTCCGCCACCGCGTCGAGGAGCAGTGCGGCGCTTGGATCGGCGATCTCGACGCGCACGGTCTCGACGAGGACGCCATCGACGGCGACGAGGTCATCTTCCCGCGCGGCTACGACGAACTCCCGCATCGCATCGGCGCGGGACTCGACATCCGGCTGGATCACGTCGTCACCCGCGTCACCCGTTCGGATGCCGGTGTCGTCGTCAGGACCGATGGTGACGAGTTCACCGCGGATCGCGTCGTCGTGACCGTGCCGCTCGGCGTTCTCCAGGCCGGGTCGATCGCGTTCGAGCCGCCTCTGCCGGAGTCTGTCGCCGGTCCCATCGGACGCCTGGGCATGGGCGTGTTCAACAAGATCTTCATCCAGTTTCCCGAGCGGTTCTGGGCCGAGGGAAGCTATGTGATCCGGGCGCTCGGTGAGGCCGGGGAGCACTGGCACTCCTGGTACGACGTCTCCGCGGTGAGCGGCATCCCGACCCTGCTCACGTTCGCGGCGGGACCGTTCGGCCGGCGTATGCAGGAGCTTCCGGATGACGAGGTGGTCGCGGATGCCGTCCGTGCGCTGCGTGTGCTGTACGGCGACGCCGTGGGTGAGCCGCAGGCGCACTGGGTCACGCACTGGGGGCAGGACCGATTCTCCGTCGGCTCGTACTCGCATCTGGCGGTCGGGTCGTCGCATCACGACCACGATGAACTCGCGGGTCCGGTCGACGGCGTGCTGCATTTCGCCGGCGAAGCCACCTGGGGCGACGAGCCCGCGACCGTGGGCGCAGCGTTCTACTCAGGACACCGTGCCGCCGAGCGCATCCTCGGCCATTCGATCGACCTGGCCGAGTTCGCCGCGCGCATCACTGCGCGTGAGCAGACCGAAACGCGTTGA
- a CDS encoding TIGR00730 family Rossman fold protein codes for MTDEPLPESLTAEIKAVLDEAGVSADRRLVMRMLRTAIGLGEDDADRLDLKIASAALAEMRDAFRLFAPFRGVPKVSVFGSARTRQDDPLYLQARDTAAALAADGWMVVTGAGPGIMQAAAEGAGPELSLGVSIRLPFEEKANSLVTGQGQVVAMKYFFTRKLMLVKESSGFICLPGGFGTLDEMFELLTLQQTGKAEPTPIVLLDQPGGTFWQGLQRFIDECLEPMGVISPGDFDRVVVTDSVETARAEIAGFWHNYDSLRWVGDSLVLRLRHEPTDAEIDGLNEQFGLMLASGRIERTSPLPPEVGDDDLLHLPRLMLHLDQRQVGNLFRLIGAVNAFRSAHAQ; via the coding sequence ATGACCGACGAACCGCTGCCGGAGTCCCTGACGGCTGAGATCAAGGCGGTGCTCGACGAGGCCGGCGTGAGCGCGGATCGCCGCCTGGTGATGCGGATGCTGCGCACGGCGATCGGGCTCGGCGAAGACGATGCCGACCGGCTCGATCTCAAGATCGCGTCGGCCGCTCTCGCCGAGATGCGAGACGCGTTCCGCTTGTTCGCACCGTTCCGCGGCGTGCCGAAGGTCAGTGTCTTCGGCTCCGCGCGCACACGCCAGGACGACCCCCTCTACCTGCAGGCCCGGGACACTGCCGCTGCCCTCGCTGCCGACGGGTGGATGGTCGTGACCGGCGCGGGGCCAGGGATCATGCAGGCCGCGGCGGAGGGTGCGGGTCCCGAACTCTCGCTCGGGGTGTCGATCCGTCTGCCGTTCGAGGAGAAGGCGAACAGCCTCGTCACCGGCCAGGGCCAGGTCGTCGCGATGAAGTACTTCTTCACCCGCAAGCTGATGCTCGTCAAGGAGTCGTCCGGCTTCATCTGCCTCCCCGGCGGGTTCGGCACGCTCGACGAGATGTTCGAGCTGCTCACGCTTCAGCAGACGGGCAAGGCGGAGCCGACGCCGATCGTGCTCCTGGATCAGCCGGGCGGCACCTTCTGGCAGGGACTGCAGCGCTTCATCGACGAGTGCCTGGAGCCCATGGGCGTCATCTCGCCCGGCGACTTCGACCGCGTCGTCGTCACGGATTCGGTCGAGACCGCGCGAGCGGAGATCGCCGGGTTCTGGCACAACTACGACTCGCTTCGGTGGGTCGGGGATTCGCTGGTGCTGCGCCTGCGCCACGAGCCGACGGATGCCGAGATCGACGGGCTCAACGAGCAGTTCGGTCTGATGCTGGCGTCCGGGCGGATCGAGCGGACGAGCCCGCTACCTCCCGAGGTCGGCGACGACGACCTGTTGCATCTGCCGCGGCTGATGCTGCACCTCGACCAGCGTCAGGTCGGGAATCTGTTCCGGCTGATCGGTGCGGTCAACGCGTTTCGGTCTGCTCACGCGCAGTGA
- a CDS encoding proline--tRNA ligase — translation MVTRLSKFFLRTLREDPAEAEVTSHRLLIRAGYIRRAAPGVFTWLPLGLKVKAKIEAIIRAEMAAAGAQEVHFPALLPRDPYEASGRWESYGDGIFRLQDRKGADYLLAPTHEEMFTLLVKDLYSSYKDLPLTIYQIQDKYRDEARPRAGLLRGREFTMKDAYSFDASDAGLETSYQEQRDAYERIFQRLGLEYVIVNADNGLMGGARSEEFLHPTPVGEDTFVRSAGGYAANVEAFTTPVPDAVPFDADASPVIFDSPDTPTIETLVAHSNAHLDGDYTAADTLKNVVLALSHLDGTRELVVVGIPGDREVDEKRAEVAFAPADVSTATEDDFENNPLLVKGYIGPWSPTGAVLGEESATGIRYLVDPRVSEGTSWITGANIDQKHAHSVVAGRDFFADGIVEIANVRAGDPAPDGSGPVELARGMEIGHVFQLGRFFAETLGLKVLNENGKLVTVTMGSYGIGVTRILAIIAELNNDDKGLIWPASVAPFDVQVVAAGRDQVAFDVAEELSAQLETAGLDVLYDDRPKVSPGVKFGDAELVGVPKIVIVGRGAADGQVELWDRSTGERDALSLDEAIARLTS, via the coding sequence GTGGTCACTCGTCTTTCGAAATTCTTCCTCCGCACGCTCCGCGAAGACCCTGCCGAAGCAGAGGTCACCAGCCACCGGCTGCTGATCCGGGCTGGCTACATCCGCCGCGCCGCCCCGGGCGTGTTCACGTGGTTGCCGCTCGGCCTCAAGGTCAAGGCGAAGATCGAGGCCATCATCCGCGCAGAGATGGCCGCCGCCGGCGCTCAGGAAGTGCACTTCCCGGCCCTCCTGCCGCGCGATCCCTACGAGGCGTCCGGGCGCTGGGAATCCTACGGCGACGGCATCTTCCGTCTTCAGGACCGCAAGGGCGCCGACTATCTCCTCGCGCCGACCCACGAGGAGATGTTCACCCTGCTGGTGAAGGACCTCTACTCGTCGTACAAAGACCTGCCCCTGACGATCTACCAGATCCAGGACAAGTACCGCGACGAGGCGCGTCCCCGTGCCGGGCTGCTCCGAGGCCGGGAGTTCACGATGAAGGACGCCTACTCCTTCGACGCGTCGGATGCCGGTCTCGAGACCAGCTACCAGGAGCAGCGAGACGCGTACGAGCGCATCTTCCAGCGCCTCGGCCTGGAGTACGTGATCGTGAACGCCGACAACGGACTCATGGGAGGCGCGCGGAGCGAGGAGTTCCTGCACCCGACGCCGGTCGGCGAGGACACCTTCGTCCGCAGCGCGGGCGGGTACGCGGCCAACGTCGAGGCGTTCACCACGCCGGTGCCGGACGCCGTTCCCTTCGATGCCGACGCTTCGCCCGTCATCTTCGACTCGCCGGACACGCCGACCATCGAGACCCTCGTCGCGCACAGCAACGCGCACCTCGACGGCGACTACACCGCCGCCGACACGCTCAAGAACGTGGTCCTCGCCCTCTCGCACCTCGACGGCACTCGCGAGCTCGTCGTCGTCGGCATCCCCGGCGACCGCGAGGTCGATGAGAAGCGGGCTGAAGTGGCATTCGCCCCGGCCGATGTGTCGACCGCGACGGAAGACGACTTCGAGAACAACCCGCTGCTCGTGAAGGGGTACATCGGCCCCTGGTCGCCGACCGGCGCCGTGCTCGGCGAAGAGTCCGCCACCGGCATCCGCTATCTGGTCGACCCCCGCGTCAGCGAGGGGACGAGCTGGATCACCGGCGCGAACATCGATCAGAAGCACGCCCATTCGGTCGTCGCCGGACGTGACTTCTTCGCCGATGGCATCGTCGAGATCGCGAACGTCCGTGCGGGCGACCCTGCCCCGGACGGCTCCGGGCCTGTCGAGCTCGCGCGCGGCATGGAGATCGGTCATGTCTTCCAGCTCGGTCGCTTCTTCGCGGAGACTCTCGGGCTCAAGGTGCTGAACGAGAACGGCAAGCTCGTCACCGTCACGATGGGCTCCTACGGCATCGGCGTGACCCGGATCCTCGCGATCATCGCCGAGCTCAACAACGACGACAAGGGTCTGATCTGGCCGGCATCCGTCGCGCCGTTCGACGTGCAGGTCGTGGCAGCCGGACGCGACCAGGTCGCGTTCGATGTTGCTGAGGAACTCTCGGCGCAGCTCGAGACCGCGGGCCTCGATGTGCTCTACGACGATCGTCCCAAGGTCTCGCCGGGGGTGAAGTTCGGCGACGCCGAACTCGTCGGCGTGCCGAAGATCGTGATCGTCGGTCGCGGTGCTGCCGACGGGCAGGTGGAGCTGTGGGATCGCAGCACGGGTGAGCGCGACGCGCTGTCCCTCGATGAGGCGATCGCCCGACTCACGAGCTGA